In a genomic window of Nocardiopsis mwathae:
- a CDS encoding methyltransferase domain-containing protein — MTTDQAAGGHTALTPEEIGEAYDDYGDFYGMVLGDSAIHMGMWVAHGERDAPVNLVDLADLAQDRQTDYLIDTLRPRSGDHMLDVGCGTGGPAIRAAQRTGARVTGVTVSRSQVAESAERIGAAGAGDLVEVAYGNAMDLSYADATFTCAWAIDSFPHLSDRAAGLGEVSRVLQAGGLFLLTDIALRGTPSDDELASYTGIWSAPPPRPLTELVGEIGRAGFDIVRLVDMTPSARMSGEVMALLYRDRRDEIEARFGELTVSWLDDRMPPYRSLVRDHLDYVLLLLRKRG; from the coding sequence ATGACCACGGATCAGGCAGCCGGCGGACACACGGCGCTCACCCCCGAGGAGATCGGAGAGGCCTACGACGACTACGGCGATTTCTACGGCATGGTTCTGGGCGACAGCGCGATCCACATGGGTATGTGGGTGGCGCACGGGGAGCGCGATGCCCCCGTGAACCTGGTCGATCTGGCCGACCTCGCCCAGGACCGGCAGACCGATTACCTGATCGACACGCTGCGGCCGCGCTCCGGCGACCACATGCTCGACGTGGGGTGCGGCACCGGCGGCCCGGCCATCCGCGCCGCGCAGCGCACCGGGGCGCGCGTCACGGGCGTCACGGTGAGTAGGAGCCAGGTCGCCGAGTCCGCCGAGCGGATCGGGGCGGCCGGGGCCGGCGACCTGGTCGAGGTCGCCTACGGCAACGCCATGGACCTGTCCTACGCCGACGCCACGTTCACCTGTGCCTGGGCGATCGACTCGTTCCCCCACCTGTCCGACCGCGCGGCGGGGCTCGGCGAGGTGAGCCGCGTCCTGCAGGCGGGCGGGCTCTTCCTGCTGACCGACATCGCCCTGCGCGGCACGCCCTCCGATGACGAGCTGGCCTCCTACACCGGTATCTGGTCGGCTCCCCCGCCCCGACCGCTGACCGAGCTGGTCGGTGAGATCGGCCGGGCCGGGTTCGACATCGTCCGGCTGGTGGACATGACTCCCAGCGCGCGGATGTCGGGCGAGGTCATGGCCCTGCTCTACCGCGACCGGCGCGACGAGATCGAGGCGCGGTTCGGTGAGCTGACGGTGTCGTGGCTGGACGACCGCATGCCGCCGTACCGCAGCCTGGTCCGCGACCACCTCGACTACGTCCTGCTCCTGCTGCGCAAGCGGGGGTGA
- a CDS encoding site-2 protease family protein, translating into MHETFRLGHLAGVRVGVNWSVLVIFALIAFGLAQARLPLFYPDRPPWQYWTVGLVTAVVFFGSLLAHELGHAVVARRNGIRVEGITLWLLGGVARLQDEAKSPSVELRIAGVGPLVSLLAGLGFAVMAVLVAVALGPGLILEAVAWLAAINILLAIFNVIPAAPLDGGRLLRALIWWRTGSRVRATVGAATAGRIFGWSLVLLGAYLFLQGAALSGVWLAVIGLFLISAATAEGRHAEMRGVLAGVPVQAAMTRDPITAPAHTTVSEFLDGPLFRYRHSAFPVTRDGTAPAGMVCIHQIRDIPVDRRATTTLGDIMRPRDEIVTAAPDEALTDVLTRMESSPDQRALVLEGEAIVGIVTPTDISRVLTWLTSAPRPGGDHDEGRPG; encoded by the coding sequence GTGCACGAGACGTTCCGCTTGGGGCACCTGGCCGGGGTACGCGTCGGCGTGAACTGGAGCGTCCTGGTCATCTTCGCCCTCATCGCGTTCGGGCTGGCCCAGGCGCGCCTGCCCCTTTTCTACCCCGACCGCCCCCCGTGGCAGTACTGGACCGTCGGACTGGTCACCGCCGTCGTGTTCTTCGGATCGCTGCTGGCGCACGAGCTCGGCCACGCCGTCGTGGCGCGCCGCAACGGCATCCGCGTCGAGGGCATCACCCTGTGGCTGCTCGGCGGCGTCGCCCGACTCCAGGACGAGGCCAAGAGCCCGTCGGTCGAACTGCGCATCGCCGGAGTCGGCCCGCTCGTCAGCCTCCTCGCCGGGCTGGGCTTCGCGGTCATGGCCGTGCTGGTCGCCGTCGCCCTCGGCCCCGGCCTCATCCTGGAGGCCGTCGCCTGGCTGGCCGCGATCAACATCCTGCTCGCGATCTTCAACGTCATCCCGGCCGCTCCGCTGGACGGCGGCCGGCTGCTGCGCGCGCTGATCTGGTGGCGCACCGGAAGCCGGGTGCGCGCCACCGTCGGCGCCGCCACCGCCGGCCGCATCTTCGGCTGGAGCCTGGTCCTGCTCGGCGCCTACCTCTTCCTCCAGGGCGCGGCGCTGAGCGGGGTGTGGCTTGCCGTCATCGGACTCTTCCTCATCAGCGCCGCCACGGCCGAGGGGCGCCACGCCGAGATGCGCGGCGTACTGGCCGGAGTCCCGGTGCAGGCCGCCATGACCCGCGACCCGATCACCGCACCGGCCCACACCACCGTCTCCGAGTTCCTCGACGGGCCGCTGTTCCGCTACCGGCACTCGGCCTTCCCCGTCACCCGCGACGGAACGGCCCCGGCCGGGATGGTGTGCATCCACCAGATCCGGGACATCCCCGTCGACCGCCGCGCCACCACCACCCTGGGCGACATCATGCGCCCCCGGGACGAGATCGTCACCGCCGCCCCCGACGAGGCCCTCACCGATGTCCTCACCCGCATGGAGTCCAGCCCCGACCAGCGGGCCCTGGTGCTGGAGGGCGAGGCGATCGTGGGTATCGTCACCCCGACCGACATCAGCCGCGTCCTGACCTGGCTCACCTCGGCCCCGCGACCCGGAGGCGACCACGATGAGGGTCGGCCAGGCTAG
- a CDS encoding RrF2 family transcriptional regulator — protein MRLTAFTDLSLRIVMRLAVAEDELLTTRDVAGMVAMPYTHAAKAVARLSELGLVEARRGRGGGLRLSEAGHRASVGWIVRELEGAGDVVGCEDDPPCPLRSACRLRSALRAAQEAFFASLDPVTVDALVASPAGPVLVGLRAPDPQEPPESPL, from the coding sequence ATGCGCCTGACCGCTTTCACCGATCTGTCGCTGCGTATCGTCATGCGGTTGGCGGTCGCGGAGGACGAGCTGCTGACCACGCGTGACGTGGCGGGCATGGTCGCGATGCCCTACACGCACGCGGCCAAGGCGGTGGCGCGGCTGAGCGAGCTGGGGCTGGTGGAGGCGCGCCGGGGCCGTGGTGGGGGCCTGCGGCTGTCCGAGGCCGGGCACCGGGCGTCGGTCGGGTGGATCGTGCGGGAGCTGGAGGGGGCCGGGGACGTCGTGGGCTGCGAGGACGATCCGCCGTGCCCGCTGCGTTCGGCGTGTCGGCTGCGTTCGGCGCTGCGCGCGGCGCAGGAGGCGTTCTTCGCGTCGCTGGACCCGGTGACGGTGGACGCGCTTGTGGCCTCCCCGGCCGGGCCGGTGCTGGTCGGCCTGCGCGCGCCGGACCCCCAGGAACCGCCGGAGTCTCCCCTGTGA
- a CDS encoding globin domain-containing protein encodes MLSAESATTVRATLPVIGASLDAITDRFYSTMFAERPDLLDGLFNRGNQASGEQRRALAASIAGFATALLANPQERPDALLSRIAHKHTAVGVTDDQYIIVHKYLFGAIADVLGDAVTPEVAAAWDDVYWLMAGALIAREARIYAEAGAADGRTWRPWTVVRCTEETPDVVSYTLRPVGDAPIPVARPGQYVSVRVPLADGTRQLRQYSLSGGVGAGLRRITVKRVRGGSDGATPPGEVSNLLHDTVREGDELTLSAPFGDLRLEDGDGPVVLASAGIGCTPITAMLHHLAETGSQRRLLLLHADRSERTHALRGEAEELVGRLPGAERVFFYEDGSGGAAARAGRMDLDGVDVPSDATVYLCGPLPFMREVRGGFLRAGVPASAVCYEVFGPDLWLGAD; translated from the coding sequence ATGCTGTCCGCGGAATCCGCCACGACCGTGCGCGCCACGCTGCCGGTCATCGGCGCGTCGCTCGACGCCATCACCGACCGCTTCTACTCGACCATGTTCGCCGAGCGCCCCGACCTCCTCGACGGGCTCTTCAACCGGGGCAACCAGGCCAGCGGCGAGCAGCGCCGCGCGCTGGCCGCATCCATCGCCGGCTTCGCCACGGCGCTCCTCGCCAACCCCCAGGAGCGCCCCGACGCCCTGCTGTCGCGCATCGCGCACAAGCACACCGCGGTGGGCGTCACCGACGACCAGTACATCATCGTGCACAAGTACCTGTTCGGTGCGATCGCCGACGTCCTCGGCGACGCGGTGACCCCCGAGGTCGCCGCCGCCTGGGACGACGTCTACTGGTTGATGGCCGGCGCCCTCATCGCCCGGGAGGCCCGCATCTACGCCGAGGCCGGCGCCGCCGACGGGCGCACCTGGCGGCCGTGGACCGTCGTCCGGTGCACCGAGGAGACCCCGGACGTGGTCTCCTACACGCTGCGCCCGGTCGGCGACGCCCCGATCCCCGTGGCGCGCCCCGGCCAGTACGTCAGCGTCCGGGTCCCCCTCGCCGACGGCACCCGCCAGTTGCGCCAGTACTCGCTGTCCGGGGGTGTCGGCGCTGGACTCCGCCGGATCACCGTCAAGCGGGTGCGCGGCGGCTCCGACGGCGCGACGCCGCCCGGCGAGGTGTCGAACCTGCTGCACGACACCGTCCGCGAAGGCGACGAGCTGACGCTGTCGGCGCCCTTCGGCGACCTCCGACTGGAGGACGGCGACGGGCCGGTCGTCCTCGCCTCGGCCGGGATCGGCTGCACACCGATCACCGCGATGCTGCACCACCTCGCCGAGACCGGTTCGCAGCGGCGCCTCCTGCTGCTGCACGCCGACCGTTCCGAGCGCACCCACGCCCTGCGCGGCGAGGCTGAGGAGCTGGTCGGCCGCCTCCCCGGCGCCGAGCGCGTGTTCTTCTACGAGGACGGCTCGGGCGGTGCCGCGGCCCGCGCGGGCCGGATGGACCTCGACGGCGTCGACGTCCCGTCCGACGCGACCGTGTACCTGTGCGGGCCGCTGCCGTTCATGCGCGAGGTACGCGGGGGCTTCCTGCGCGCCGGGGTTCCGGCCTCCGCCGTGTGCTACGAGGTGTTCGGCCCCGACCTGTGGCTCGGCGCCGACTGA
- a CDS encoding MFS transporter, whose amino-acid sequence MRAESGGAETTGGGRGVNLALATAAFAVTFAAWNLIGPLSATYTERLGLTPSQVAVLVAFPVLVGALGRIPVGALTDRYGGRVMFTAVCFASIIPVLLVGLSGHSYPMLLLWGFFLGIAGTSFAVGIPFVSAWYPPRRKGFATGVFGAGMGGTALAAFFAPRSVELLGLWGTHVAMAAVLAVMGTVMLLFSRNAPQWRPGTEPVLPRMAAAARMAATWKMAGLYALVFGGFVAFSTYLPTVLTTAYDFLQTEAGLRTAGFSVAAVLARPVGGILSDRIGPVRVCLASFFATAVLAVALAFHPPAEVPAGTAFVLMAVALGLGTGSVFALVAKVVEPSRVGTVTGLVGAAGGLGGYFPPMVMGVVFQATGAYTIGFALLGATALAVAVYTAVAFREVDRATRRPAPGGV is encoded by the coding sequence ATGCGCGCAGAGTCGGGTGGAGCCGAAACAACGGGAGGAGGCCGCGGAGTCAACCTCGCGCTGGCGACGGCCGCGTTCGCGGTCACCTTCGCGGCGTGGAACCTGATCGGCCCGCTGTCGGCCACCTACACCGAGCGGCTCGGGCTCACCCCGTCACAGGTCGCCGTGCTGGTCGCCTTCCCGGTCCTCGTGGGCGCGCTCGGACGGATTCCCGTCGGCGCGCTCACCGACCGCTACGGCGGCCGGGTCATGTTCACCGCGGTCTGCTTCGCCAGCATCATCCCGGTGCTGCTCGTGGGTCTGTCCGGGCACTCCTACCCGATGCTGCTGCTCTGGGGCTTCTTCCTGGGGATCGCCGGAACCTCCTTCGCGGTCGGCATCCCCTTCGTGAGCGCCTGGTACCCGCCCCGGCGCAAGGGCTTCGCCACCGGGGTGTTCGGCGCCGGGATGGGCGGCACCGCGCTGGCCGCCTTCTTCGCCCCGCGCTCGGTCGAGCTCCTCGGCCTGTGGGGGACCCACGTGGCCATGGCCGCCGTGCTGGCGGTGATGGGCACGGTCATGCTGCTGTTCAGCCGCAACGCACCGCAGTGGCGGCCGGGCACCGAGCCGGTGCTGCCGCGCATGGCCGCGGCGGCGCGCATGGCCGCGACTTGGAAGATGGCGGGGCTCTACGCCCTGGTGTTCGGCGGGTTCGTCGCGTTCTCCACCTACCTGCCCACCGTGCTGACCACCGCGTATGACTTCCTGCAGACCGAGGCGGGGCTCCGCACGGCCGGGTTCTCCGTGGCCGCGGTCCTGGCCCGCCCCGTGGGCGGCATCCTGTCCGACCGCATCGGACCGGTCCGGGTCTGCCTGGCCTCCTTCTTCGCCACCGCCGTCCTCGCGGTCGCCCTCGCCTTCCACCCGCCGGCCGAGGTCCCGGCCGGGACCGCCTTCGTCCTCATGGCGGTCGCCCTCGGGCTGGGCACCGGCAGCGTCTTCGCACTGGTCGCCAAGGTGGTCGAGCCGTCGCGGGTGGGCACCGTGACCGGCCTGGTCGGAGCGGCCGGCGGCCTGGGCGGGTATTTCCCGCCGATGGTGATGGGGGTCGTCTTCCAGGCCACCGGCGCCTACACGATCGGCTTCGCCCTGCTGGGGGCGACGGCCCTGGCCGTCGCCGTCTACACAGCCGTCGCCTTCCGCGAGGTCGACCGCGCCACCCGCCGGCCGGCCCCCGGGGGGGTGTAG
- a CDS encoding nitrate reductase subunit alpha, protein MLRTGSYLARTETTQDLRAVFKEGGREGDVFYRDRWSHDKVVRSTHGVNCTGSCSWNVYVKDGIITWETQATDYPSVGPDRPEYEPRGCPRGAAFSWYTYSPTRVRFPYARGVLVEMFREARRRLGDPVAAWAEITTDPDKRRRYQSARGKGGLVRVTWEEAVEIAAAAHVHTIRAYGPDRIAGFSPIPAMSQVSHGAGARFVNLLGGSMLSFYDWYADLPVASPQVFGDQTDVPESGDWWDAAYLLVWGSNVPVTRTPDAHWMAEARYRGQKVVVVAPDYSSAAKFADEWMSPHPGTDAALALAMGHVILTEHFVRARTPAFDAYVKKYTDLPFLVTLDEHDGRYVPGKFLTAADLPGADPDSGNARWRPVLVDERTEEAVAPPGTLGDRWGEGGAGRWNLDLDGITPRLSFLDDHGAGPEGGAAVEVALPRFDAEDGTPGRLVRGVPVRRVGGRLVTTVFDLLLAQFGVARPGLPGSWPTGYDDPSEPCTPAWQEEITSVRADRAVRIAREFAATAEATGGRAMIILGAGVNQWFHGDTMYRAFFTLLLLTGCQGVNGGGWAHYVGQEKCRTQTGWAAYASAMDWSRPPRFMAGTAYWYMHTDQWRYDTYDADALTTPLGPGRLAGRHTADLVAASARMGWMPSYPTFDRNPVKLAREAQDAGRDPGEYVAGELAAGRLRFAAEDPDAPENWPRVLTVWRANLFGSSAKGSEYFQRHLLGTHSAVQGREAGPEHRPDDVVWREEAPEGKLDLLLSLDFRMTSTTLLSDVVLPAATWYEKHDLSTTDMHPFVHAFNPAIDPPWQARTDFDAFHTLARRFSELAETHLGKVGDLVAAPMQHDTPGELAQPGGIAPDWKASGEVPVPGRTMPDLIRVERDYPAVAEKLGALGPLAESPGLPVKGVSFTPDEEVEWLRQRNGTVRGGVADGRPALDTDVKVCEMILALSGTSNGRLAAQGFERLAARTGTDFDELIHGSHERRVVFSDTQARPTPVGASPEWSGKEAPDRRYAPFTINTEHDKPWHTLTGRQHFYLDHDWMHEFGEALPVYRPPLALHRLFGEPELGPTGERAVTVRYLTPHSKWSIHSEYQDNLLMLTLSRGGPSLWMSPADAAAIGASDNDWVEAVNRNGVVAARLVVSHRMPTGTVYVYHAMERVVDTPTTETTGRRGGIHNSLTRLLVKPTHLIGGYAQFSYAFNYIGPTGNQRDEVTVVRKRTSEVKY, encoded by the coding sequence CTGCTTCGCACGGGAAGTTACCTCGCCCGCACAGAAACGACACAGGACCTTCGGGCGGTTTTCAAGGAGGGCGGCCGCGAGGGCGACGTCTTTTATCGCGACCGGTGGAGCCACGACAAGGTCGTACGGTCCACCCACGGGGTCAACTGCACGGGGTCCTGCTCGTGGAACGTCTATGTGAAAGACGGCATCATCACCTGGGAAACGCAGGCGACCGATTATCCGTCGGTGGGCCCCGACCGCCCGGAGTACGAGCCGCGCGGGTGCCCGCGCGGTGCGGCGTTCTCCTGGTACACCTACTCCCCCACGCGCGTCCGGTTCCCCTATGCCCGCGGGGTCCTGGTCGAGATGTTCCGGGAGGCGCGCCGGCGGCTCGGCGACCCGGTCGCGGCCTGGGCCGAGATCACCACCGACCCGGACAAGCGGCGCCGCTACCAGTCGGCGCGCGGCAAGGGCGGACTGGTCCGGGTCACCTGGGAGGAGGCCGTGGAGATCGCCGCGGCGGCCCACGTCCACACCATCCGCGCCTACGGTCCCGACCGCATCGCCGGGTTCTCCCCGATTCCGGCGATGTCGCAGGTCTCCCACGGTGCGGGTGCGCGGTTCGTGAACCTGCTGGGCGGGTCGATGCTGTCGTTCTACGACTGGTACGCCGACCTGCCGGTCGCCTCGCCGCAGGTCTTCGGCGACCAGACCGACGTCCCGGAGTCCGGGGACTGGTGGGACGCCGCCTACCTGCTGGTGTGGGGGTCCAACGTTCCGGTGACCCGGACACCCGACGCCCACTGGATGGCCGAGGCCCGCTACCGGGGCCAGAAGGTCGTCGTGGTCGCGCCGGACTACAGCAGCGCCGCCAAGTTCGCCGACGAGTGGATGAGCCCGCACCCGGGCACGGACGCGGCACTGGCCCTGGCCATGGGCCACGTCATCCTCACCGAGCACTTCGTGCGCGCCCGGACCCCGGCCTTCGACGCCTACGTGAAGAAGTACACCGACCTGCCGTTCCTGGTCACCCTGGACGAGCACGACGGGCGCTACGTCCCGGGCAAGTTCCTCACCGCCGCCGACCTTCCGGGGGCCGACCCGGACTCCGGGAACGCGCGGTGGCGGCCGGTCCTCGTCGACGAGCGGACCGAGGAGGCCGTGGCGCCCCCGGGCACGCTGGGCGACCGCTGGGGCGAGGGCGGTGCCGGGCGGTGGAACCTCGACCTGGACGGCATCACCCCCCGGCTGAGTTTCCTCGACGACCATGGCGCCGGGCCGGAGGGCGGCGCGGCGGTCGAAGTGGCGCTTCCGCGGTTCGACGCCGAGGACGGGACGCCCGGCCGGCTGGTGCGCGGGGTGCCGGTGCGCCGGGTCGGCGGCCGACTGGTCACCACCGTCTTCGACCTGCTCCTGGCGCAGTTCGGGGTGGCCCGCCCGGGGCTGCCCGGGTCCTGGCCGACCGGGTACGACGACCCCTCCGAGCCGTGCACCCCGGCCTGGCAGGAGGAGATCACCTCGGTGCGGGCGGACCGGGCGGTCCGGATCGCCCGGGAGTTCGCCGCGACCGCCGAGGCCACCGGCGGCCGCGCCATGATCATCCTGGGGGCCGGGGTCAACCAGTGGTTCCACGGCGACACCATGTACCGCGCGTTCTTCACCCTCCTGCTCCTGACCGGCTGCCAGGGCGTCAACGGCGGAGGCTGGGCGCACTACGTCGGCCAGGAGAAGTGCCGGACCCAGACGGGGTGGGCCGCCTACGCCTCGGCCATGGACTGGTCGCGCCCGCCGCGCTTCATGGCCGGGACCGCCTACTGGTATATGCACACCGACCAGTGGCGCTACGACACCTACGACGCCGACGCGCTGACCACACCGCTGGGTCCGGGCCGACTGGCCGGGCGGCACACCGCCGACCTGGTGGCGGCCTCGGCGCGGATGGGGTGGATGCCCTCCTACCCCACCTTCGACCGCAACCCGGTCAAGCTGGCCCGGGAGGCGCAGGACGCCGGCCGGGACCCGGGCGAGTACGTGGCCGGGGAGCTGGCCGCGGGACGGCTGCGGTTCGCCGCCGAGGACCCCGACGCACCGGAGAACTGGCCGCGGGTGCTGACCGTGTGGCGGGCCAACCTGTTCGGATCCTCGGCCAAGGGCAGCGAGTACTTCCAGCGGCACCTGCTGGGCACGCACTCGGCGGTCCAGGGCCGGGAGGCCGGCCCCGAGCACCGCCCCGACGACGTGGTGTGGCGTGAGGAGGCCCCGGAGGGCAAACTCGACCTGCTGCTGTCACTGGACTTCCGGATGACCAGTACGACGCTGCTGTCCGACGTCGTGCTCCCGGCCGCGACCTGGTACGAGAAGCACGACCTGTCGACCACCGACATGCACCCGTTCGTGCACGCGTTCAACCCGGCGATCGATCCGCCGTGGCAGGCGCGCACCGACTTCGACGCCTTCCACACGCTCGCCCGCCGCTTCAGCGAACTGGCCGAGACGCACCTGGGGAAGGTCGGCGACCTGGTGGCGGCGCCGATGCAGCACGACACCCCCGGGGAGCTCGCCCAGCCCGGCGGCATCGCCCCGGACTGGAAGGCGAGCGGCGAGGTGCCGGTGCCGGGGCGGACCATGCCCGACCTGATCCGGGTGGAGCGCGACTACCCGGCGGTGGCCGAGAAGCTGGGAGCACTGGGCCCCCTCGCCGAGTCGCCGGGGCTGCCGGTGAAGGGCGTGTCGTTCACCCCCGACGAAGAGGTGGAGTGGCTGCGGCAGCGCAACGGCACCGTGCGCGGCGGGGTCGCCGACGGGCGCCCCGCCCTGGACACCGACGTCAAGGTCTGCGAGATGATCCTGGCGCTGTCGGGCACCAGCAACGGGCGGCTGGCGGCCCAGGGGTTCGAGCGCCTCGCCGCCCGGACCGGGACCGACTTCGACGAGCTCATCCACGGCAGCCATGAGCGGCGTGTGGTGTTCTCCGACACCCAGGCCCGCCCCACGCCCGTGGGCGCGAGCCCGGAGTGGTCCGGCAAGGAGGCGCCGGATCGGCGCTACGCCCCGTTCACCATCAACACCGAGCACGACAAGCCGTGGCACACCCTCACCGGCCGCCAGCACTTCTACCTCGACCACGACTGGATGCACGAGTTCGGTGAGGCGCTGCCGGTCTACCGGCCGCCGCTGGCCCTGCACCGGCTCTTCGGGGAGCCCGAACTCGGCCCTACCGGGGAGCGCGCGGTGACGGTGCGCTACCTGACCCCGCACTCGAAGTGGTCGATCCACTCCGAGTACCAGGACAACCTGCTGATGCTGACCCTGTCGCGGGGCGGTCCGTCGCTGTGGATGAGCCCCGCCGACGCGGCGGCCATCGGCGCGTCGGACAACGACTGGGTGGAGGCCGTCAACCGCAACGGGGTGGTGGCGGCGCGGCTGGTGGTCTCGCACCGCATGCCGACCGGGACGGTCTACGTGTACCACGCCATGGAGCGGGTGGTGGACACGCCCACGACCGAGACCACCGGCAGGCGCGGGGGCATCCACAACTCGCTGACCCGGCTGCTGGTCAAGCCCACGCACCTGATCGGCGGCTACGCCCAGTTCTCTTACGCCTTCAACTACATCGGCCCGACCGGCAACCAGCGTGACGAGGTCACGGTGGTGCGCAAGCGCACGTCAGAGGTGAAGTACTAG
- the narH gene encoding nitrate reductase subunit beta: MSEATGGTEAARASGTERIGRVMAQVAMVMNLDKCIGCHTCSVTCKQAWTNRAGVEYAWFNNVETRPGQGYPRRYEDQDRWRGGWRRTRSGRLVPRSGGRLKRLATIFANPVMPSLNDYYEPWTYDYENLIAAPLGDDMPVARPRSLISGEPTAIEWSANWDDELGGGEEVGRDDPVVQKLGDRVRFSFEEAFMFYLPRICEHCLNPTCVAACPSGALYKRSEDGIVLVDQDRCRGWRMCVTGCPYKKVYFNHKTGKAEKCTMCYPRIEVGMPTICSETCVGRLRYLGVVLYDADRVGAAAAVADEHDLYPAQLGVFLDPEDPAVQEAARRDGIPERWVESARRSPVYALAARYRVALPLHPEYRTLPMVWYIPPLSPVVDALTSTGHDGEDADNLFGAIDALRIPVEYLAELFTAGDTAPVTAALRRLSAMRSHMRRINLGQGRDEEIAAAVGMDGREVEEMYRLLALAKYDERYVIPTAYGVDDADRGVIEEIGCSLDFEGGPGMGGAGGRVPFGEASGRPDPASVETFHALRERQRGGGEREDGLSGRVNLLNWDGRGRPDGLFPPQADGTGQEEAGR, translated from the coding sequence ATGTCCGAAGCAACCGGCGGCACAGAGGCCGCGCGGGCGTCCGGGACCGAGCGGATCGGCCGGGTCATGGCCCAGGTCGCCATGGTGATGAACCTCGACAAATGCATCGGGTGCCACACCTGCTCGGTGACCTGCAAGCAGGCCTGGACCAACCGCGCCGGTGTCGAGTACGCGTGGTTCAACAACGTCGAGACCCGCCCCGGACAGGGCTATCCGCGGCGCTATGAGGACCAGGACCGGTGGCGGGGCGGCTGGCGCCGCACCCGGTCCGGCCGCCTCGTCCCGCGCTCGGGCGGGCGGTTGAAGCGGCTCGCCACCATCTTCGCCAACCCGGTGATGCCGTCGCTCAACGACTACTACGAGCCCTGGACGTATGACTACGAGAACCTGATCGCCGCACCGCTGGGCGACGACATGCCGGTGGCCCGGCCGCGCTCACTGATCAGCGGCGAGCCGACCGCCATCGAGTGGAGCGCCAACTGGGACGACGAACTCGGCGGCGGCGAGGAGGTCGGGCGGGACGACCCCGTCGTGCAGAAGCTCGGCGACCGGGTGCGCTTCTCCTTCGAGGAGGCGTTCATGTTCTACCTCCCGCGGATCTGCGAGCACTGCCTCAACCCGACGTGCGTGGCCGCCTGCCCCAGCGGTGCACTGTACAAGCGCTCCGAGGACGGCATCGTGCTGGTGGACCAGGACCGCTGCCGCGGGTGGCGGATGTGCGTCACGGGCTGCCCGTACAAGAAGGTCTACTTCAACCACAAGACCGGCAAGGCCGAGAAGTGCACGATGTGCTACCCGCGCATCGAGGTGGGCATGCCGACGATCTGCTCGGAGACGTGTGTGGGGCGGCTGCGCTACCTCGGCGTCGTCCTGTACGACGCCGACCGGGTCGGTGCGGCGGCCGCGGTGGCCGACGAGCACGACCTCTACCCGGCCCAGCTGGGCGTCTTCCTCGACCCCGAGGACCCGGCGGTGCAAGAGGCGGCCCGGCGCGACGGCATCCCCGAGCGCTGGGTGGAGTCGGCCCGCCGCTCCCCCGTCTACGCCCTGGCGGCGCGGTACCGCGTGGCGCTGCCGCTCCACCCGGAGTACCGGACCCTGCCGATGGTCTGGTACATCCCCCCGCTGTCGCCGGTCGTCGACGCGCTGACCTCCACCGGGCACGACGGGGAGGACGCCGACAACCTCTTCGGCGCCATCGATGCCCTGCGGATCCCGGTGGAGTACCTGGCCGAGCTGTTCACCGCCGGAGACACCGCTCCGGTGACCGCGGCGCTGCGCCGCCTGTCGGCGATGCGCTCCCACATGCGCCGGATCAACCTGGGCCAGGGCCGCGATGAGGAGATCGCCGCCGCAGTGGGCATGGACGGCCGGGAGGTCGAGGAGATGTACCGGCTGCTCGCGCTGGCCAAGTACGACGAGCGCTACGTCATCCCGACCGCCTACGGCGTGGACGACGCCGACCGGGGGGTGATCGAGGAGATCGGCTGCTCACTGGACTTCGAGGGCGGCCCCGGGATGGGCGGTGCCGGCGGGCGCGTCCCGTTCGGCGAGGCCTCCGGGCGGCCGGACCCGGCCAGCGTGGAGACCTTCCACGCCCTGCGCGAACGGCAGCGGGGCGGCGGGGAGCGCGAGGACGGGCTGTCCGGCCGGGTCAACCTCCTCAACTGGGACGGGCGGGGGCGGCCCGACGGGCTGTTCCCACCGCAGGCCGACGGCACGGGGCAAGAGGAGGCAGGACGATGA